A genomic region of Phocoena sinus isolate mPhoSin1 chromosome 18, mPhoSin1.pri, whole genome shotgun sequence contains the following coding sequences:
- the MRPL57 gene encoding ribosomal protein 63, mitochondrial, with amino-acid sequence MFLTALLRRGRIPGRQWIGKHRRPRPVSAQAKQNMVRRLEIEAENHYWLSRPFLTAEQERGHAAARRAAAFQALKAAQASKFPASRRLEDQLGHLKVTGKWS; translated from the coding sequence ATGTTCCTGACCGCGCTCCTGCGCCGCGGCCGCATCCCCGGCCGGCAGTGGATCGGGAAGCACCGGCGGCCGCGACCCGTGTCGGCGCAGGCGAAGCAGAACATGGTCCGCCGCCTGGAGATCGAGGCGGAGAACCACTACTGGCTGAGCCGGCCCTTCCTCACGGCCGAGCAGGAGCGCGGCCACGCGGCGGCCCGCCGGGCGGCCGCCTTCCAGGCGCTCAAGGCGGCGCAGGCGTCCAAGTTCCCCGCGTCCCGGCGGCTGGAGGACCAGCTCGGCCACCTCAAGGTCACCGGGAAGTGGTCCTGA